Within Fusobacterium periodonticum ATCC 33693, the genomic segment TATTCTTTTTCCACTGAATATATATTCTTGTAGATTTTCTTTATCATATATTGGAATTTCATCTCCATCAAAGAAACTTGCTTTTGATGTATAACTCTCTTCTTGTAGTTTAAATTCTATTCCATATAGTTTACATAGATATATTAATTTATCTCTTAATTTTCCATATGGTATATTTACAAAGTTTTGATTATTTATACTTCCTATATTTGAATTTCTTTGAAAATCTTCATTATATCCTAGAACTAATTTTCCTATATCATTATTAAGACAATAATTTACAATTGTTCTTGCTGCTTTTGAAAGATAATCATTTATACGATTATTTCTCTTTCTAGTTATTCTCTTTTGTCTTAATGTTGTGCGCTCAATCTTTTGCTTATCTTTTATACTTTGTAATTTTGCATTTATCTTATTATAGTATTGATTTATTGATTTTAATTTTCTACCATCTATTATGAATGAAGCTCCAGTATTTGTAACACAAGTACAAAGATTATCTATACCTAAATCAATTCCTAGTACATTTTCTTTATTTA encodes:
- a CDS encoding RNA-guided endonuclease InsQ/TnpB family protein, encoding GQYNSKIKLPNYLAKDGFTTLVIGFVRLKDDMLIVPYSNSFKKTHQEVKVKLPSVLKDKKIKEIRIIPKQHSRYFEIQYTYEIEEVQRELNKENVLGIDLGIDNLCTCVTNTGASFIIDGRKLKSINQYYNKINAKLQSIKDKQKIERTTLRQKRITRKRNNRINDYLSKAARTIVNYCLNNDIGKLVLGYNEDFQRNSNIGSINNQNFVNIPYGKLRDKLIYLCKLYGIEFKLQEESYTSKASFFDGDEIPIYDKENLQEYIFSGKRIKRGLYQTSAGKLINADCNGALNILRKSKVVDLSVLYNRGELNTPKRIRVV